A portion of the Malania oleifera isolate guangnan ecotype guangnan chromosome 3, ASM2987363v1, whole genome shotgun sequence genome contains these proteins:
- the LOC131152249 gene encoding uncharacterized protein LOC131152249 isoform X2 yields the protein MVNPGSGQSEQFRILGYQWRVLRFNDDTRQSTVKIMAVDRESNPGSVFIMPQAHCLAVPYLRSVVSAGFATLAACNYELMAAVRGEKTLRVLCIGHGGGSLPLFLASKIQGAVVHTVEIDPLVISASVQAMGFPSFSIITSSGKRALSKPDMINEALWRGTHERLFLHESDAEDFVVKSTDLYDMVFIDAYDGDDIFPRKLWDPDSPFLRSLGNRLHPKHGTVVVNLHSDYDISNADQSIPSDLQSVLPMGKYVSAVCRAYKDVLLGKGPNSHEKSGHGLGFTVSVPYVCNASLVVSRGFGLSARISERELVMSTLVSKSLEVEKTLNLPFSCLEYIKRGFILID from the exons ATGGTAAATCCAGGTTCCGGTCAGAGTGAGCAGTTTAGGATACTGGGTTATCAATGGCGGGTGCTTCGATTTAATGACGATACTCGTCAGAGCACGGTTAAAATAATGGCTGTTGACAGGGAATCGAATCCTGGCTCTGTATTCATTATGCCACAGGCACACTGCCTGGCTGTTCCTT ATCTGAGGAGTGTTGTATCAGCTGGCTTTGCTACATTAGCAGCTTGTAATTATGAACTCATGGCTGCTGTACGTGGTGAGAAAACGTTGCGTGTTTTATGTATCGGTCATGGTGGAGGAAGTCTACCATTATTCTTGGCTAGTAAAATTCAAG GTGCCGTTGTCCACACAGTGGAAATTGATCCCCTGGTCATCTCAGCTTCAGTTCAAGCAATGGGTTTCCCAAGTTTCTCAATCATTACATCATCAGGCAAGCGTGCACTCTCAAAGCCCGACATGATTAATGAAGCACTGTGGAGAGGCACTCATGAGAGGCTCTTCCTTCATGAATCTGATGCCGAGGATTTCGTCGTCAAGTCAACTGATCTTTATGACATGGTCTTTATTGACGCTTATGATGGTGATGACATTTTCCCTCGCAAGCTTTGGGACCCGGATTCCCCATTTCTTAGATCTCTTGGTAATCGGCTTCACCCCAAGCATGGTACTGTTGTTGTGAACCTTCACTCAGATTATGACATATCAAATGCAGATCAGTCCATTCCATCTGATCTTCAATCGGTTCTGCCAATGGGAAAATATGTGTCTGCAGTTTGCAGGGCATACAAGGATGTGCTTCTGGGAAAGGGTCCTAACAGCCATGAGAAATCAGGCCATGGTTTGGGATTTACTGTTTCAGTACCTTATGTGTGTAATGCCTCGCTTGTTGTGTCTAGGGGGTTTGGGTTAAGTGCTAGGATTTCAGAGAGGGAATTGGTTATGAGCACACTTGTGTCAAAATCCCTTGAAGTGGAGAAGACTCTAAACCTGCCATTCTCATGTTTGGAGTATATAAAAAGAGGTTTTATTCTTATTGATTAA